Below is a genomic region from Estrella lausannensis.
CCTTTTCAAGTTTAGGGTTTTGGCTGAGAGCTATAGCGAGTGCTTTGACAAAACCTCCCGTCTTTCCCACGAGATTGATCCTTTTCAGTAGGTCCTTCTGTGATTTAATCTCTTCCTTTTGCTCTTTAGTGGGATTCTCGTAGTGCTCCTCGCGCACTTTGATATTAGCCTCTAAAAGTTCACTGCCTTTTTTTATTCCCTCTACTCCGGAACCGATATAATTAATAACGTCTGACTTGGGTTTAGACGGCCCAGAGCTGATGCGAGCGTCACTTTGGCTAATTTTTGAGAAACCCAGCTTGGAAGCGTCTTCCCTAATCAGGCTTTTCAAACAACTTATGACCAAAGTTTGTGGAGAGTTGACGCTGATATATGCCATAACCTGGCGCAAGGGGACACCCGTTCCAATAAGAGCTCTAACAGCTGCCGCGTTATCGTGATCGATAGCCGATTGGATCAGCTTATGCGATATCGGGCTGTCCGGAGTAAACTCGGTGACAAAGAGAATCTCGCGCAAGAGCTCCTCGTCTGAGTGCGCCATGACAAATGCCATGCCTTCATCGGTTGTTAGGTATTTTTTTAATTTTTCACTCAGGTCGTTTAGATTTTCTGAGTTCCTGATGAAGTCTAACCTCGCAGGTATTTGCCCACCACCAGAGCGCACGCTGGAAAAAAAATCTTCCATCTCCTGTTTAAACTGCTGGGTGTTTGATGACAGAATCCTATTGTAGGCGGCTTGGACTTTAGCCTTGGCGCCTGGCGAGCTTTTGGATTCGGAGATCTGCTTGATGTGTGAAATGGAAGTGAGGAGTGAGTGGTTGTGCAGAGTACAAAGATCCAGATTGCCCTCAATCCTGGAGGCACACTCGCTCACCAGTTGATCAAGCGAGTCGTTTCTACCCTCCATGCGTGAGATATCTTTCTCGAAATGTTGGATGGCTTGAATAAATGAGACTTCCCTGCCTACATTCATAAAAAACCTTTTGTGGTTTTTTATAATTATAAACGGTTGTTATATTGTAAATCTATTTGACAGTTTGTTTTTATATTAAATTAATAATGAAATATCATCGAAGAAAGGGGTGCCCACCCTTTTTCTTCACTTTAAGTGACTCACAATACAGGCTTTGCCGAAGCGGGGGGAGGAGAATGAGGGGTACATAGGTAATTAGCACCCAGCTCTGTCTGTTCATTTCAGACTGGGTGCTAATGCACTTTTGGAAAATTAGCAGCTGTACTTCGAGCTGATGGTGAGTTGCCGTTGGGCTAGCTACCGAACCGGGGAAACAGAATTGTCCGGCATGACCGCATTCGTGATGGCCTTCAGCAGATAAGTTTGGGGCAGGCAGGGTTCTCCTTGTTGTTTTACTCCGATCTGCTTAACAATCTTGCGGCGTGTGCTGCGTGTGCACTGAAACGGATAGCTTTTTTCCACCTCGGTAATCGATCCAATGATCAGTTGCCTGATGTCTTTGATCGCCCTTGGCATCGGTCTTTCAAATAGACCATTGTTCCGGCGATATTGCTTGTAGGCCAAAATAGCCGTTCGTTCCTTGGCTGCAACATTTCGCCGTTCATCCAGATTTGCCCACTTGTCAATGAGGGTGGACAACCCTTGGAAGTGCGGTATGTCAGGGTGTTCTGTAAGTAGAATCTCGCAGGCGATTTGCGAGCGCAAGTCACTATTTTGCCTTATCCTGGCGAACGTATCGTTTTCCGGCTGATCCCAGGCATTGCAGAGGGCATCATAGATTCTCGCACGCGTCTCTTCCAGAGACTGGCGTAAATATCTGGCGATCTGCGCCGGCGGAACGGTACCTTGCGCGGCATGCATAGCGCCAAATTCCTGCGAATCGGGAAGCGGATCTTTAGCCCCAAGAATCAAAAAAAGTTTGGCAAACCCATGTTGCTTATTATTCAGGGCGGCTGTTATCGGAGAGTTCAATTCGTGACCACACTCTAAGTTTAGATGCGGTTTGATTGAAAGCATGCTTAGCGCGATGGGCCACTGGTGGTTGTTGGCAGCGTACCAAAAAGGTGTAAACACCAGGGAACCGGTGCTCTGACAGCTAGCATCTACATCGGCATCAGGCTGCAATTTAAGGGCTTTGGCGACAAGCTCCCACTGCCGCATTTCGGCCGCCAGTAAAAGCGGAGTCCGTCCCTTGTCAGGGCCTTGAAGAACTGCCGCACTCACCGAAGCATGAGGGTACAGATCCAAGACGGTAGAAAAGAGATCCCATTTCCGGGACTTGGCAAGGAAATATAGAACAGCGCAGCCCTCTTGCTCACCGCCTGTTTGTGCGGCGTTGATGTTAAGTCCTGGATAATTTTTGAGAATCATTTCCAACACGTCCCACTGCTTGTCGGCAGCGGCAATGATTGGCAGCGTTAGCCCATGCCATTGACTGCACTCGAGCACTGTGTCCATTTGGCACTCAGAGCAGCGGTTTAGCAACGACTTGACAATATCCCATTGCCGACCCAAAGCAGCAAGATGGATGACGGTTGCTTTCGCGGGCGCATGTAAAAACTCCTGGTCGGGACGGGCGTTGATATCGACATGCGGATAGGCAGTCAAAATATCATTCACGAGATCCCAACGCCTGAAATATGCCAGCAGATAGAGCGCATTTGCTCCGGCTGCACGCCCTTTGCAGAGGACTGCATTGACATCGATAGGTTTTTTATTCTTTACAATGAAACGCGTAAGATCCCATTTGGCAGCGAGAATGGAAATCAGAAAAACAGAAGCTCCTTCGTATGGCCCTCTTGCAAGAGAGTTTCCAAAGTTAATGTCGATTTTACTATCGATCATTCTCTGCAGAATCTCCCACTTCGATTCTTTTGCCAGGTAGAGGGGAATGGAAGCTCCTTGAAACTCTCCATCTTGCAGCACATCACTTAAGCGATTGGTCGAGGCGAGTTCAAGCATCACATTGAGATAGGCGAAAAATCGCTCAAAACCTTCTCCTTGAGACGAATTTGATCTTGCAGAAGATGCGATTTTAATTTTGGATTCAATAAATTCTAAAATTTCCTCTTGCAAACTCAGATGCTTTACGGCTCCTGTAGTAAACAGTGTGGCAAAGGCAGGACTTCCCTCCGAGACGCTGTCGATTTGCATAGCAACTCGCGCGTTCTTATCAGATAAACTTGTCTCGACCGAATCAGGGGAGATTCGAGCATCCGCATTCATTTCGATTTTGCGCTTTTTGGCTGTAGATTCAGTGCGTTCTTCAAGCGTATCGCGGTTTCTTTTGACGGGGGCGGTGGTTTCACCCTCTTGATGAGCGCTTTGTTGATTTGCGTATAGATGATTTTGAGTAGGTTGCATATGATTACACTAGCGAGTGAAATGCGTTTTGTAAGGAGAAGAGGCGATTGCATCTAATTTACAATCGCCCATGCTGTGCTTATCGAGTGGGGGGGCCGGGATTGTCCGGTATGACCGCGCTCTTGATGGCTTTCTCCACAAACGATTTTGTGAGACGGGGATTACCTTTTTGCTCCACCCCGATCCGCTCAACAATCTCGCGGCGCACCTCGTTTGTGCACTCAAATGGATAGTTCTTTCCCACTTCGGCAATCGATTCAAGGATCAGTCGTCTTATGTCTCTGATCACTTTTGGCGCTGGGCTTTCAAGTGTGCCATTGTTATAGCGATATTGTCTGAGGGCCAAAATAGCGACTCTTTCTTTAGCCTCCACGTTTCTTTGATCATCGAGATTCACCCACTTCTCGACGATTTTTTCCAACCCGTGGAAGAATGGGATCTCAGGGTGCTCTGCGATTAGAATCTCGCAGGCGATTTGACTGCGCAGTTTTCTATCACTCCTTATCCAGGCAAAAGAATGGTTTTCCGGGCGGTTCCAGGTGTTATAAAGGGTGTCATAGATTTTGACGCGCGTCAGCTCTAAAGCGCTCCGCCAAGTTTGGGCGACGTACTGAATCGGAAGAGGGGTTTGCACACCATTTAGCGTGCCGTTTATCAGGTCGTCCTGCGGTGGATCTTTGGCTCCAAGAAGTAAGAAAAGTTTGGCAAAGCCGGTCTGTTTATTTACAAGAGCCGAGGTTAACGGTGAGAACGAATCAGGACCGCATTCAATGTTTAGATAAGGATTAATTGAGAGCATTGTCAGGGCGATGGGCCACTGCCTATTGTTAACGGCATGCCAAAAAGGAGTAGCTCCTCCCAAAGGGCATCTCTCATAAGTAGTATCCAAATCGGCATCGGGCTGCAATTCGATTGCTTTTGCGACAATATGCCATTGCTGGGCTTCTGCCGCCATCAGAAGGGGTGTCATTCCTCTTTGATCACCGTGGTGAGGTGACGCATTCACTGAGGCATGCGGGTAAAGATTCAAGACAGTGGAAAAGAGGTCCCAGCGTTTATGGAGACCAAGGATAGATAAAATAGTGTAGCCAGCATGATCGCCAGTTGTGATCGCAGCGTTGATGTTGAGTACTGGATGCCTCTTGAGAATTGTTTCAAGAACGTCCCATTGCCCATGGCTCGCGGCAAGTAGTGGCAGTGTTATTCCCTTCTCATGAATTGTATCGATTGGCTTGTTCACTTGACAATCAAGCCTGTTGCAGAGCAACCAATGGACAATATCCCATTGTGAGCATAGGGCGGCAAGATGGATGACCTTAGCTCCGAGAGGCGTATCTGGCAGCGGTTGATATGAGCTGGAGTTGATATCGACATGCGGATAGGCAGCCAATGTCTCCCTCACAAGGTCCCATTGATGGGTAATCGCCATCAGGTACAGAGCGTTAGCTCCGGCAAAGGGACCTTCGCTGATAACTGCGTTGATATCGATCGGCTTTTTGGTGTTTAGAATGAAGCGCGCAAGATTCGATTGCTGTGCAAAAATGGAAAGCAGAAAAATCGAGTTTTCGTGTTGCTGTCCGATAACAGGCGAGCTGTTAAAGTCGATATCGATATTATTGACGATCATCTTCTCAAGAAGGTCCCATTTTCTATTGAATGCCAACAACCAAGGAATGGAAGTTCCCTGAAACTCTCCATCTGCCAGCACATCATTTAGGCGATTGAGCGAGGCAAGCTGATGCATTAAATAGAGAAAAGCAAGTGCTTTATCGTTGATGCCCATATCAGATTGATTTGCTTTTCCAGAGGATTCGAATCGAATTGCAGATTCGATGAAATTTAGAATTTCCTCTTGCAATCCCAATCCTCTTGCAGCTCCTGCAGGGACTGCTGTGGCGAAGGGTGGATTTCCATACTTGAAGCTTTCGATCTGCATGGCAACTTGCACATTGGCATCAGACATATCTTTCATGACCGAGCCAGCGCAAATCCGAGAAGGCTCGTCTGTTTCGATCTTATGTTTCTTGGCAGCACTTTCAGTGCGTTCAGCAAGGCTCTCGCGGATTCTCTTGCCAGAAGCAGAGGTTTCAATAGGCTGAAGAGTAGCTTGTTGATTGATAAATAGACGATTTTGAGTAGGTTGCATAAGATCACAAAAGTTGGTTTTAGATGATTATGAGTTATTGATTGTGCTGTGAAAGTCGACAGCGTGTTACTTGCTAATAGCATCGCTCCGGCGATAACCCCGATGAGCCAAAGTGGCGACACATCTCTTTGCCTGCCAATTTCTTGTATTCTCGAAGTCGGTAAAGAGATCCTTATGCCTTTCCAATCCCTTCTTTGGATTGAGGCGATTGTACGCAATTTACAATCGCCTGCGGTAAAATTATCTAGCTGGGGAAACGGGATTTTCCGGCATGACAGCGCTCTTGATGGCTTTCTCCACAAATGATTTTGTGAGACGGGGATCACCTTTTTGCCCCCCCCCGATCTGCTTGATAATCTTGCGGCGCGTCTCGTGTGTACACTCAAATGGATAGCTTTTTTCCACCTCGGCAATCAATTCAACGATCAGTTGCCTAACCTCCCTGACCACTTTCGGCGTCGGGCTTTCAAATATGCCGTTATTCCAGCGATATTGCCTGAAGGCCAAAATAGCGACTCTTTCTTTTGCGGCCTTGTTTCTTTGATCATCTAGATTCACCCACTTTTCGACGATTCTTTGCAATCCTGGGAAGAATGGGATCTCAGGGTGCTCTGCGATTAGAATCTCGCAGGCGATTTGACTGCGCAGTTCTTTATTGCTCCTTACCCAGGCAAACGAATCATTTTCCGGGCGGTTCCAGCTGTTATAAAGGGTTTCATAGATTTTGACGCGCGTCTGCTCTAAAGCGTTCCGCGAAGTTTGGGCGATGAACTCAATGGGAAGAGGGGTTAGCAAACCATTTGTTGGGCTCTTTATCATTATACCCTCCAGTGGATCTTTAGCTCCGAGAAGCAAAAGAAGTTTGGTAAAGCCGTGCTGATTTTTCATAAGGGCGGAAGTTAACGGCGAGGTTGCCTCAGAACCGCACTCGACGTTTAGAAAAGGATTGATCGAGAGCATTGTCAGAGCAATGGGCCATTGCCTATGGTTAACAGCATGCCAAAAAGGAGTAGCTCCTCTGCAAAGGGATCTCTCGTAACTAGTATCGACATTGGCATTGGGCTGCAATTGGATTGCTTTTGCGACAATAGGCCATTGCTGCATTTCAGCCGCCATCAGAAGAGGGGTTAAGCCTTTCAGAGGACCTTGGTGAGCTGTCGCACTTACTGAAGCATAGGGATAAAGATCCAAGACGGTGGAAAAGAGGTCCCAGCGCTTAGCCAAACCAAGGAAAAATAGAACTGTGTAGCCTGCTTGATTGCCATCTGTGATCGCGGCGTTAATGTCTAGCCCTGGGTGCATCTTGAGGATCGTTTCAAAAACGTCCCATTGCGCCTCTCGGGCGGCAATCATTGGCAGCGTTATTCCGGGACAAGCTTTTGTATGGATCCGATTGTTCACCTGGCAATCCTGTCTGCTGACGAGCAACGACTTGACAATATCCCATTGCGCATTTACGGCAGCAATATGGATGAGATTAGCCCCGACAGGCCCAGGTGCCTCTATATTATGGATGCGGGCGTTGATATCGACACGCGGGTAGGCGGCCAGTGTCTCCTTCACGAGATCCCATTGACCTTTCACCGCCATCAGGTAAAGCGCATTAGCTCCGGCGAAGGGGCCGCCAGAGATAACTGCGTTGATGTCGATCGTTTTTTTGCTGCTTAGAATATGGCGCACAAGATTCTGTTGTTTTTTAACAATAGCAGCTATGAAAACAGAAATTCCTTGATGTTTTCCGCTTGTTGGCGAGCTGTTAAAATCGATATCGATATTACTATCGACCATTTTCGTGAGGAGCTCCCATTTCCCATGATGTGCCAGAAACCAGGGAATGGAAGTTCCTTCAAATTCTCCGCCTGCCAGCACATCATTTAGACGATTGGCCGAGGCGAGCTCATGCATTAAATGGAGAAAAGTAAGGGTTCTCTCCGCACTTTCCAGCGCGGATTGATTTGCGCTTTTAGAGGATACAGTTTTAATTACCGATTCGATGAAATTTAGGATTTCCTCTTGCAACTTTAACTGCCCAGCAACTTCTGTAGAGAATGCTGGGGCGAACACAGGATTTCCATGCTTGACGCTCTCGATCTGCATGGCAACTTGTGCATTTGCATCAGATATATCTTTCATGACCG
It encodes:
- a CDS encoding ankyrin repeat domain-containing protein — encoded protein: MKDMSDANVQVAMQIESFKYGNPPFATAVPAGAARGLGLQEEILNFIESAIRFESSGKANQSDMGINDKALAFLYLMHQLASLNRLNDVLADGEFQGTSIPWLLAFNRKWDLLEKMIVNNIDIDFNSSPVIGQQHENSIFLLSIFAQQSNLARFILNTKKPIDINAVISEGPFAGANALYLMAITHQWDLVRETLAAYPHVDINSSSYQPLPDTPLGAKVIHLAALCSQWDIVHWLLCNRLDCQVNKPIDTIHEKGITLPLLAASHGQWDVLETILKRHPVLNINAAITTGDHAGYTILSILGLHKRWDLFSTVLNLYPHASVNASPHHGDQRGMTPLLMAAEAQQWHIVAKAIELQPDADLDTTYERCPLGGATPFWHAVNNRQWPIALTMLSINPYLNIECGPDSFSPLTSALVNKQTGFAKLFLLLGAKDPPQDDLINGTLNGVQTPLPIQYVAQTWRSALELTRVKIYDTLYNTWNRPENHSFAWIRSDRKLRSQIACEILIAEHPEIPFFHGLEKIVEKWVNLDDQRNVEAKERVAILALRQYRYNNGTLESPAPKVIRDIRRLILESIAEVGKNYPFECTNEVRREIVERIGVEQKGNPRLTKSFVEKAIKSAVIPDNPGPPTR